From Ipomoea triloba cultivar NCNSP0323 chromosome 5, ASM357664v1, the proteins below share one genomic window:
- the LOC116019307 gene encoding uncharacterized protein LOC116019307, which yields MHKNQSSRRLLPLPLSAGRPPIARRHHRATADTTAPVAFCRTSTDLSPDAQAIIEPADRIRHRHQPFYRRAVRSLTVAAGLAGTQRRRRAAAARGLHPPSPPDSQERIGDIGPFIAGVPISSSTRTFGGPMTIPGRRSKAEIGQNRSDLTT from the exons ATGCACAAAAACCAGAGCAGTCGGCGACTACTGCCGCTGCCGCTCTCTGCCGGACGCCCGCCGATCGCGAGACGCCACCACCGTGCCACCGCTGACACCACCGCGCCTGTCGCCTTCTGCCGGACGTCTACCGATCTATCGCCCGACGCACAGGCCATCATCGAACCAGCAGATCGGATCCGCCATCGCCACCAGCCCTTCTACCGGAGGGCTGTGCGATCTCTAACCGTCGCCGCCGGACTCGCAGGAACGCAAAGGCGACGCAGGGCCGCCGCTGCTAGGGGCCTCCATCCGCCATCGCCGCCGGACTCACAGGAACGCATAGGCGACATAGGGCCGTTCATTGCCGGCGTTCCGATATCCTCTTCGACGCGAACCTTCGGCGGACCGATGACGATCCCGGGGCGTAGATCGAAGGCGGAAATAGGCCAAAACAG ATCTGATCTcactacataa